TCATACGCCTTTTGGCTCTCAGGAACCGATTTACTCAAGTCGTAGTAATGTGGCAAGGCTTTAGAAAACTGCTGTTCATTAAGCAACATATCAGCCAGCATTTTGCGCGTTTGCCATGCTTGTTCATCTTCCAGCAGTCCACTGTTAACAGCGATTTCAAGCTGTTTAATCGCAGACTTAACTTGGTCATTCTGCCAATAAAAGATACCCAACATACGGGCAACGAACGCCTGGTCATAACCACGGGACAAATCCAAAGCTTCTAATGTTGAAATGGCCTCTTTTAGCTTGTCTTCTTGAGCCATATTATGGGCACGTTGAACACGAGTCGCCGTGTATTGACTGAGTTCATTCGCGACGGTGGTAAAAGCACTTAGGCTTAACACAGCACCGATTAAGAATTTCTTCATCATTTGGCTAACTTGAACTCCACTCTAGCGGTTTGCCCGAACTGTTCAATTGAAACACCATCTTCAACTTTTGGTTGATATTTCCACTTTTTAAGCGCTCGAACCGCTTCTTTCTCAAACATACGCTTTGGCTTGGCATCAATCACTTCAATGTCTTTTGGGCGACCCGCGGCATCTATCGTGAATCGCATGATGACGTAACCTTCCATTTTACGTTTCAGTGCTTTGCTTGGATAACGAGGATCAACGCGGTACAGAGGCAATGCTTGCTGGTTGCCCATCGTGCCTTTTAAGTTAGGTGCACTGATCGCAATGCCATCTAGCACAGTGTTCAAACCCAATGCGCTGATTGGCGTGACTTGGCTCATCGGCTCTACTTGGGTTTCCGCTTGAGACAAATCCATCGGTTCTGGTGCTTTTGGTGGTTCTGGCTGTTCAGGAACAGAACGTTGACGACGTTGAACATCAGCATCATTCTCGACCATCACCATGTCAAAGCGCACCGCCTCTGACGGTTGAGGTGCGCGTTGATTGCCTTTGTCGACCATCCACGCCATAAAGCTAAACAAGCTCACCGCAATCAAAATTGACGCTGGTAGCGCGAGTAGTAGCCTGCCCATTAAGGTTTCTCCGCTGCCAATGCGATGTTCTTCACACCAGCACCTTTCGCC
This portion of the Vibrio hyugaensis genome encodes:
- a CDS encoding energy transducer TonB; the encoded protein is MGRLLLALPASILIAVSLFSFMAWMVDKGNQRAPQPSEAVRFDMVMVENDADVQRRQRSVPEQPEPPKAPEPMDLSQAETQVEPMSQVTPISALGLNTVLDGIAISAPNLKGTMGNQQALPLYRVDPRYPSKALKRKMEGYVIMRFTIDAAGRPKDIEVIDAKPKRMFEKEAVRALKKWKYQPKVEDGVSIEQFGQTARVEFKLAK